The Hermetia illucens chromosome 2, iHerIll2.2.curated.20191125, whole genome shotgun sequence genomic interval AAGTCACGAACAGTGTTAACTGGaaagtagagaagttgcctctgaacgtcacGTCTCAGCTTACAACGTGGCAACTCTCTTGTGTGCATGTGTTCGAGGTGGTGGAGGCAAATAACAAATAAGTTGAGTGttggcatcacaacctatttagAGTTCAAGacgacttgattctgcatacactaccagatccatTCCATAGGGTAAGTGAGTAGGGCAACTATgacatttctcctcttaccgttaacctggtattgtgAGTTGactgcaacaaggtcctgggaacagaattgcctcagcatggttacctctaataattttgacatcagaacgcatcctctcggtctcgaggatctctcatcgaagaaaatcctggtccccttgactgatccaataccacagattttattgaaacgaacccatggctcttgaaccagagagaggctttggcatgatgCAGGCTAATTTGATTAACTTGGCAATATTTGTAGACATaaatgcagtctaatatgaaaaccgccgctagctcaaaagtctgctgcgttcgttGTGAATCTTACTGGGGttatcagcttgtcctcacctccCGCCGAAAGTTGCGCTTTcttgcgtctgatttctctggatatcaccaCACTTGGTGGTATAGCAACGCCCAtgacctcattcccaagaaacttccccCCTAGGTTCTCGATCTAAGGGCTACATGGATCTGTTTCTACATgccggaattagaccagttgtcTACATTatcagtttccctttcttcgtGTTTCCCTAATATAGGCGGTGGTGATGGTTCTGAcgggcaagcctgtagtcctgtCTCTTTGCGACTGAAATTtgcttctgccgagccttcctttcCCGTTTTTCTGAAGAGTTAGGAAACAGTATCACCGACAAGCccgccgtagtcaggtttccagtgaAGGGAGTTGCTGtgatatcctttctggctggccgcgccgtagacaccggatgTAGGTTTTCTACTGAAGTGGAGACTCTCCATGGAGGAACATGAAGAGCAGGAAAAGCGGTCAACCACTCTCGAACCAATCGTGAAGCGATGGATACGTTCATCACCATTGCAACCTAGGAACATAAGAAGCTGAAAATTCGATTGATCGCAGTGAGTGTAGGAGCTCCATGAAAAAGAATGAGAAGAGTATGTTAACGTACACCATTCCACCATTACATTCGAGAGGGCAGCAAAAGGAACGATTTTCCACCATCTACCGCAGTACGAAAAAGTTTGGCTTCTAACCTACGATAAAGAGCAgcagaagaaaaggaaggaaCATTTCGCAACGAACGCATAACACGCAGTGAAATTCCATCTCCGCTGAATGACTTGAGATATGTCATATGGATACTGCTTGCAATGACAAGTTCCGATTGGAGATGGTTAAACGACCACCTTGAGTGGTCGGGAACAACAAAGATGGGGAAGTTATCCCATAAAGCAAGATATTACGGGTTGCATCAAGGTAAAAGCTCAGGAATTAGAAATCGACGGCGGAGGCCGCCAGGGTTACATGTTTTCATCTTTTCTCGTCATTATCGTCGACTTTCTTTATAGTGCCTTATCCataggacgtggaggaattcaatggatcaCATTATCTTCCCTCGAATTTCGTCGGGGAACACTGAGTAATAATGTCGCTTTTCGCTTTTATCAAGGAACGCTGCAATATTCACCAGACTATAAAAGCCATGATAAGAGGCCCTATGTTTCCGTACGGCAAGGTCCAGGATAAAAAAGAAGTGAAGGCACCTGGCGAAAAAGTAAACCAACCAAAGCAAGTAACGCCCACTCAAAACTTGAACGAGAAGAAGCCGGGAAAGAGACTGCGCGAATGGTTGAAAGCGTCAACTAGCCACCAAACACTTAAGAGAAAAAGGGGCTCCAAAAAAGTACAGCAAGTAAGGAGGATAGCTGAAGCTGCTGGCGAAACTCATGTAGCGGCAATTTCTGGAAGACACTGTGGACTCCCGAAGGAGGATGTGAAACCtcgaaaaaagaaagataggAGGAGGATACGACCGGAGGCTGTTATCATCTCTAAATGAAGCAGCCTTTTGCATACGCAGAAATTCTCAGGAGAGTAGAGGCAGACCCACAACTTACAGAACAGAAAGGAGGCCTTATGTTGGAGATCAGAAAGTCCAAGAATGTAACGATCGTCAAATTCTTGAGTCAAATTGTAAAGTTATTTGACACAGGGAGCAGAAATCAGAGCCAGAAGGACGCATAGCATAGTAAGCAAGGATTTAGTTGAGGTCACCACCTCCTTCATGGGAAGGAGGCCTTGGAAAAGGAGTCCGTCCATATTGGACTTGAAGACGCGCCACAAAAACcgtcatcatcagcctaccaatggaggcagcactcaaactaTTAGCAGCAGGGAAAACAAGAGCTGGGTTATGTGTTATTTTAGGGAGCAGTTGCTGAAACGGTGCTTTAGTTGCCTTGACAAGGAGTGTGGAGCAGAGCCAAATTGCCCAccgtgcaaaaggagggtgtggaccatcggcacttTGCAAGCAGTAGCAAGTGCCCGTGGGATCTCAACGCAGATGGGGTTGGTACAATTCAACCTCAAACACTGCCAGGGGGGGTAGGATTTATTTTAGTCCATATAGTCCATAAAAGAGCGAACAGTACCCATACTTGACTCTTATTTCTATTTCGATCCTAGGGcataaagaaggaggaaagtgtCTAAGATAAACCGTGAAAGCACCATACTAGGGTTTGTCAACTGAAGAACGCAATTTCCGAATCGAGGTTTAATTGGGGCTGTTACATCATCCACAAAGGAGTGGTTAAAAGGGAGTAAGTTCATAACCGCTTCATCTACCTTTTTAAGAATTTATTTAACAAAGAAGACCCCAGGATGAACAATCGCTACAATGAGCTCTGCATTTGGTTTCAAGAAACCGTAAAATTTGAAGGTAGCCCTAGTTTCAATTAAGGAACGCCCTAGAAAATTTTATTCATAACTTGGAATTCAAGCAGCATTTTTGAAGctattaataaaataattttttattgatttcaatTCCTTATTTTTAGTACAGCTTTGTATGGTTTCGGTGACAGCGTAATTCCATCTAGACCTTCAATATCAGGAAGGGGTTGACCCTCGAATAAAATGACATCGAAATTTTGaacaaatgaagaaaaaaataagaacaAACTGGACCTTGCTAAATTCTCCCCCATACAACGTCTTTTTCctgtaagaaaaaaaaaaacaaagctatTAAGGATACTCACATCAATATCCTGTAATTCTTACCTAACCCGAAAGGGATAAATGCATCATAATGCACAAGTCTTCCTTCTTCATCCAGGAATCGTTCCGGTCGAAAATTATGTGGGTCTTTCCAGTAACTTTTATCCATATTCAAACTATACGTGGAGACTATGACTATGGtgtcttccggaataacgtagtCATAGAACTTTGTAGTTGATAAAGCCCGATGGGCAATAGCTAAGGGTGCAACATTTGCGAATCTTTGGATCTCATATATCACAGCTTCGGTGTAGGGGAGGTTAGGTCGGTCAGCTAAACAGGGAGTACGCGACCGACTAACCACCATGTCGATTTCTTCTCGCACCTTCCTCAAAATCTCTGGATAGTGAAGCATATAAATGATTCCAAAACCGAGGGTGTTACTTGTAGTTTCCGACCCTGCTTGGAAGAAATCCAGGCAAATTGCCAACAGTTGTTCAGAGTTATAAACGGAACTGTTGGCATTTTTGCTCTCGATTTCTATCAAAAATGCTTCAATTATGCTTTTCGGTGGAGTATTTGGAACCATTTTGTCACGAATTTCAACAACTGTTTCCACAAGGAAGTTCCATATTGGCAAATGAGTTTGTACTAATTTTCGGTACCCGCTTTTCTCCGGGAAAATATGACGAATGAAAGGAAACTGGTTTAAAATTCCACCGGACATGTCAATAACTCGGAAACTATCGTGGATTTTACTCAAAAGCATCAATAGTCTGTCGTCATCTGTATGGAAACGATACCCCGCTAGTAGTGCCCACATTACATTGAGT includes:
- the LOC119647701 gene encoding methyl farnesoate epoxidase-like — its product is MIGVLFVITILILFIWKDTEKPQGFPPGPKWLPIVGSIPLIQQLHQFYKFYHLVWQHFTSYYGPVVGFRIGRDKLVVVSGREAIKELYSREEFNGRPKGFFFRVRTFGKREGVVFTDGHDWETLKRFSLKAMKQLGNGRSGMIAHIEKEAAEMVEYFRSKADTELPVDMGHAFDVPVLNVMWALLAGYRFHTDDDRLLMLLSKIHDSFRVIDMSGGILNQFPFIRHIFPEKSGYRKLVQTHLPIWNFLVETVVEIRDKMVPNTPPKSIIEAFLIEIESKNANSSVYNSEQLLAICLDFFQAGSETTSNTLGFGIIYMLHYPEILRKVREEIDMVVSRSRTPCLADRPNLPYTEAVIYEIQRFANVAPLAIAHRALSTTKFYDYVIPEDTIVIVSTYSLNMDKSYWKDPHNFRPERFLDEEGRLVHYDAFIPFGLGKRRCMGENLARSSLFLFFSSFVQNFDVILFEGQPLPDIEGLDGITLSPKPYKAVLKIRN